The following proteins are co-located in the Bacteroidota bacterium genome:
- a CDS encoding DoxX family protein: MSASHRAIEWMDANRDLVFDLIRIYLGIALFIRGALFISDSSSLVEILGAGTDVSLLSVALVHYVALAHLGGGLLLTLGLLTRVAALLQVPILIGAVFVVHAGEGLLAAGQSFELATLVLFLLVAIFLHGSGRLSLDYYLFERAQAQEARRMQLNLFDRLPVPEPAPVPVAPVPVAPVPQAMTCTCEPSRDRSHARIRIERRYGMRALRFLTGTTGTPREVVFRCRDCRQVVETTVDPEDLAYYAYW, translated from the coding sequence ATGTCTGCCAGTCACCGTGCCATCGAATGGATGGACGCCAACCGCGATCTGGTCTTCGACCTGATCCGCATCTACCTCGGCATCGCCCTCTTCATCCGAGGGGCGCTCTTCATCAGCGACTCGTCCTCGCTCGTCGAGATCCTCGGCGCGGGGACGGACGTGTCGTTGCTGTCGGTGGCGCTCGTCCACTACGTCGCGCTGGCGCACCTCGGCGGCGGGCTGCTGCTCACGCTGGGCCTGCTGACACGCGTCGCGGCGCTCCTCCAGGTGCCGATCCTGATCGGTGCCGTGTTCGTCGTGCACGCCGGGGAGGGGCTGCTGGCTGCGGGCCAGTCGTTCGAGCTGGCGACGCTCGTGCTGTTCCTCCTCGTGGCCATCTTCCTGCACGGGTCGGGCCGGCTCTCGCTGGACTACTACCTCTTCGAGCGCGCGCAGGCGCAGGAGGCGCGCAGGATGCAGCTCAACCTGTTCGACCGCCTCCCGGTGCCCGAGCCCGCGCCCGTGCCGGTTGCTCCCGTGCCGGTCGCCCCCGTGCCGCAGGCGATGACGTGCACCTGCGAGCCGTCGCGCGACCGGAGCCACGCCCGCATCCGCATCGAGCGCCGCTACGGGATGCGGGCGCTGCGCTTCCTCACCGGCACGACGGGTACGCCGCGCGAGGTCGTCTTCCGCTGCCGCGACTGCCGCCAGGTCGTCGAGACGACCGTCGACCCGGAGGACCTGGCCTACTACGCGTACTGGTAG
- a CDS encoding rhomboid family intramembrane serine protease, which produces MLFPIGDDDRHLDGPAFVTIALLLANVGVFVLQLMDPELIYGWSTVPYEITTGQDLVNAADATLSPASLDRLPQRPGPVPIYLTLLSSMFMHGGFGHLGGNLLYLWIFGDNVEHRFGHGAFLAFYLVSGLAASAAQIALDPDSVIPNLGASGAIAGVLGAYLVLFPRNRVHTVFFFRVIAVPALLAIGLWIVFQFINGFGAIAAAEQTGGVAYGAHIGGFFAGAVLALVLRQMLPEDRPNVLRPAMRRDPKAQRLW; this is translated from the coding sequence ATGCTGTTTCCCATCGGCGACGACGATCGCCACCTCGACGGACCGGCGTTCGTGACCATCGCCCTGCTGCTGGCCAACGTCGGCGTGTTCGTGCTCCAGCTGATGGACCCCGAGTTGATCTACGGGTGGAGCACGGTCCCGTACGAGATCACGACGGGCCAGGACCTCGTCAACGCCGCCGACGCCACGCTCAGCCCGGCGAGCCTGGACCGACTTCCGCAGCGCCCCGGCCCGGTGCCGATCTACCTGACGCTGCTCTCGAGCATGTTCATGCACGGCGGGTTCGGGCACCTCGGCGGCAACCTGCTCTACCTCTGGATCTTCGGCGACAACGTCGAGCACCGGTTCGGGCACGGAGCTTTCCTGGCCTTCTACCTCGTCAGCGGGCTCGCCGCGAGCGCGGCCCAGATCGCGCTCGACCCGGACTCCGTCATCCCGAACCTCGGGGCGAGCGGGGCTATCGCGGGCGTGCTCGGGGCGTACCTCGTGCTCTTCCCGCGCAACCGGGTCCACACCGTCTTTTTCTTCCGGGTCATCGCGGTGCCGGCGCTGCTTGCCATCGGACTGTGGATCGTGTTCCAGTTCATCAATGGCTTCGGGGCGATTGCGGCGGCGGAGCAGACAGGCGGCGTGGCCTACGGCGCGCACATCGGTGGGTTCTTCGCCGGGGCCGTCCTCGCACTCGTGCTGCGGCAGATGCTCCCGGAGGACCGCCCGAACGTGCTCCGACCGGCGATGCGCCGCGACCCGAAGGCGCAGCGGCTCTGGTAG
- a CDS encoding NUDIX hydrolase, which translates to MPTEPPSHRRWTTIDSETVVDRWWLTLRADHVRLPTGAEIEEFHVAEVPDWSLIVALTDDGKAVLVEQYRYPVDRTALEFAAGIIGEGETPLDAARRELLEETGYEAGTWTSLGPCAVEPARQTNYGHLFVARGAHRVEAPSLDETEDLQVRLVDAADLVGLVERGEIVHGMHAAAVFWAVHRGLVPGGA; encoded by the coding sequence ATGCCAACTGAACCCCCGAGCCACCGCCGGTGGACGACTATCGACTCAGAAACCGTCGTCGACCGGTGGTGGCTCACCCTCCGGGCCGATCACGTCCGCCTCCCGACAGGGGCCGAAATCGAAGAGTTTCATGTGGCCGAGGTGCCCGACTGGTCGCTCATCGTAGCGCTGACGGACGACGGAAAGGCCGTCCTCGTCGAGCAGTACCGGTACCCGGTCGACCGGACGGCGCTCGAGTTCGCCGCCGGCATCATCGGCGAGGGCGAGACGCCGCTGGACGCCGCCCGGCGCGAGCTGCTCGAAGAGACTGGGTACGAGGCCGGCACCTGGACCTCGCTCGGCCCGTGCGCCGTCGAACCCGCCCGCCAGACCAACTACGGGCATCTGTTCGTCGCGCGGGGCGCGCACCGCGTCGAGGCACCGTCCCTAGACGAGACTGAGGACCTGCAGGTCCGGCTCGTAGACGCCGCCGACCTCGTCGGGCTGGTCGAGCGCGGTGAGATCGTGCACGGGATGCACGCCGCGGCGGTGTTCTGGGCCGTGCACCGCGGGCTGGTGCCCGGGGGCGCGTAG
- a CDS encoding T9SS type A sorting domain-containing protein, which translates to MRLLCLCACVLLAGPVSAQSFILEASSGGGGLEEDVARGLALSPEGDRYITGIFEDVATFGEASVTSIGGNDFFLVKYGPAGDVLWARRGGTNANDFAAEVAVAPDGGVYLVGSFNGSATFDGGANPDVLLISAGGFDIFLAKYDIDGTIQWVQQGGGAGQDVGRDLAVDDSGNAYVAGSFEGDGNFGGRMVTSAGESDALLVKYAPDGSVAWARRSGGGQDDAGYGVAVTPDGTAHVSGVFRSTAQFGPLSRQSLGGADVFVAQYDASGEVAWATRIGSPEDEVTRGGGIDLAANGTVYVHGGFDGTITIGSDVLTSLGMADVFVARINRSGDPAWARRGGGDGDDAPNALNVFGNGVLITGAVEGSGSFSEVPFTTQAQDAYFAVFDIAGNLFDLNILGGPGDDVGTAIDSDASRAQFSVAGLFEETAAFGSLELTSAGETDAYLVDGRFGVVDLEPDAGAPTRHALGAAYPNPFRHSATLALDVAAAQHVRVELFDVLGRRVSMVHAGRLPAGQHRVTVQAAGLPTGLYLVRAEGETFQLTRRVTLVR; encoded by the coding sequence ATGCGTCTCCTCTGTCTCTGCGCCTGCGTTCTGCTGGCAGGACCCGTCAGCGCCCAATCGTTCATTCTGGAGGCGTCCAGCGGCGGCGGCGGCCTGGAAGAGGACGTGGCTCGCGGGCTTGCACTCAGTCCAGAGGGCGACCGCTACATCACGGGCATCTTCGAGGACGTGGCCACGTTCGGCGAGGCGTCTGTCACGAGCATCGGCGGGAATGACTTCTTCCTGGTCAAATACGGTCCGGCTGGCGACGTGCTCTGGGCGCGGCGCGGCGGCACCAACGCGAACGACTTCGCAGCCGAAGTCGCCGTAGCGCCGGACGGCGGCGTCTACCTCGTGGGCTCCTTCAACGGCAGTGCCACGTTCGACGGAGGTGCCAACCCGGATGTGCTTCTAATCTCCGCCGGGGGCTTCGACATCTTCCTCGCCAAGTACGACATCGACGGCACCATACAGTGGGTCCAGCAAGGAGGCGGAGCGGGGCAAGACGTTGGCCGAGACTTGGCGGTAGACGACAGTGGGAATGCCTACGTAGCCGGCAGCTTCGAGGGCGACGGCAACTTCGGTGGCCGGATGGTAACCAGCGCGGGGGAGAGCGACGCGCTCCTTGTGAAATATGCCCCAGACGGCAGCGTCGCCTGGGCGAGGCGCAGCGGTGGCGGCCAGGACGACGCCGGCTACGGCGTCGCCGTGACGCCCGACGGCACCGCGCACGTCAGCGGCGTCTTCAGAAGCACCGCACAGTTTGGCCCGCTCTCCAGGCAAAGCCTCGGCGGCGCTGATGTGTTCGTCGCTCAGTACGATGCGAGCGGCGAGGTCGCCTGGGCCACGCGGATCGGCTCCCCCGAAGACGAGGTGACGCGCGGCGGCGGCATCGACCTCGCCGCGAACGGCACCGTCTACGTTCACGGCGGCTTCGACGGCACAATCACCATCGGCAGCGACGTACTGACGAGCCTCGGCATGGCCGACGTCTTCGTGGCGCGGATCAACCGCAGCGGCGATCCCGCCTGGGCACGCCGCGGCGGCGGGGACGGAGACGACGCCCCCAACGCCCTCAACGTCTTCGGCAACGGCGTTCTGATCACAGGTGCCGTGGAGGGATCAGGCTCCTTTTCTGAGGTGCCTTTCACCACGCAGGCTCAAGACGCCTACTTCGCGGTCTTCGACATTGCAGGCAACCTCTTCGACCTGAACATTCTCGGAGGTCCGGGCGACGACGTGGGCACGGCCATCGACTCCGACGCGTCGCGTGCACAGTTTTCCGTGGCTGGCCTCTTCGAGGAAACCGCCGCCTTCGGCAGTCTCGAACTCACCAGTGCCGGCGAGACGGACGCCTACCTGGTCGACGGCCGCTTCGGCGTGGTGGACCTCGAACCGGACGCGGGCGCACCCACGAGGCACGCACTCGGTGCGGCCTATCCCAACCCCTTCAGGCACTCAGCCACCCTCGCCCTCGACGTGGCCGCGGCACAGCATGTGCGCGTCGAGTTGTTCGACGTGCTTGGCCGACGGGTATCGATGGTCCATGCGGGCCGCCTGCCGGCCGGCCAGCACCGCGTCACTGTGCAGGCCGCCGGGCTCCCGACGGGCCTCTACCTGGTCCGGGCCGAAGGCGAGACGTTCCAGCTCACCCGGCGCGTGACGCTCGTGCGCTGA
- a CDS encoding AMP-binding protein gives MNVADLFQAQAEARPDAVALVEGRGRRRRAVTFADLERLGAEGAGRLAHAGLAKGDAVLVLVPLSVELYVVLAAVLRLGLVAVLLDPGAGRAHVAACCRVLPPAAFVGVPKAHGLRLFVPGVRRIPLRFAVGGWVPGAKRWSRGGGACPVTPCAPDDPALLTFTTGSTGAPKAAVRTHGFLRAQHRALAEALGHEAGQVDLPTLPVFVLAGLASGLTSVLPEADLRRPGAVAPAPVLAQIEAEEVTRSAASPAFFERLLGAEDLAPLARLRRLDTGGAPVFPDLLDRLQAAAPAAEVVAVYGSTEAEPIAELPAASLTASDRERVRTGSGLPAGRPVDTVRLRVIEDCWGTPIGPLSGTTFEALTCPPGTAGEIVVSGAHVLPGYLGGAGDAESKFEVGGVRWHRTGDAGTLETDGRLWLLGRCAAAVRDAHGTLYPLAVEAAAREVAGVRRSALVAAEGRRTLVVEAQDGFDDERLREALAWAHLAAVLPVAAVPLDRRHNAKVDYPALQVLLNRSG, from the coding sequence GTGAACGTTGCCGACCTATTCCAGGCCCAGGCCGAGGCGCGGCCGGACGCCGTCGCGCTTGTCGAGGGGCGCGGGCGTCGGCGGCGGGCTGTCACCTTTGCCGACCTGGAGCGGCTCGGGGCCGAAGGAGCGGGCCGGCTCGCCCACGCCGGGCTGGCCAAGGGGGACGCGGTGCTCGTGCTCGTCCCCCTCTCGGTGGAACTGTACGTCGTCCTCGCGGCCGTCTTGCGGCTTGGCCTCGTCGCGGTCCTCCTCGACCCGGGTGCGGGGCGCGCCCACGTCGCAGCCTGCTGCCGCGTCCTACCGCCCGCCGCGTTCGTCGGCGTGCCGAAGGCGCACGGGCTGCGGCTGTTCGTGCCGGGCGTGCGGCGTATCCCGCTCCGGTTTGCTGTCGGGGGTTGGGTGCCGGGCGCGAAGCGCTGGAGCAGGGGCGGAGGCGCGTGTCCGGTAACGCCCTGTGCGCCCGACGACCCGGCGCTGCTGACGTTTACGACCGGGAGCACGGGCGCGCCGAAGGCGGCGGTCCGCACGCACGGGTTCCTCCGCGCGCAGCACCGCGCCCTCGCCGAGGCGCTAGGGCACGAGGCCGGGCAGGTGGACCTGCCGACGCTCCCCGTCTTTGTCCTCGCAGGCCTCGCCTCGGGCCTCACGAGCGTGCTTCCCGAGGCCGACCTTCGCCGACCGGGCGCTGTCGCGCCTGCGCCCGTACTGGCGCAGATCGAGGCCGAAGAGGTCACGCGCAGTGCGGCCTCTCCGGCCTTTTTCGAGCGCCTGCTCGGAGCGGAAGACCTCGCCCCGCTTGCCCGCCTCCGCCGCCTCGACACCGGCGGCGCACCCGTCTTTCCCGACCTCCTCGACCGACTCCAGGCTGCGGCCCCCGCCGCCGAGGTCGTCGCCGTCTACGGCTCGACCGAGGCCGAACCCATCGCCGAACTGCCCGCTGCTTCGCTCACAGCGTCCGACCGCGAACGCGTCCGCACCGGCAGTGGTCTGCCGGCCGGTCGGCCTGTGGACACGGTCCGCCTTCGGGTGATCGAGGACTGCTGGGGCACGCCGATTGGCCCCCTCAGCGGGACCACGTTCGAGGCCCTCACATGCCCGCCCGGCACGGCGGGTGAGATTGTCGTGAGCGGTGCGCATGTGCTCCCCGGCTATCTCGGCGGAGCGGGTGACGCCGAGTCTAAGTTCGAGGTCGGCGGCGTGCGGTGGCACCGCACGGGCGACGCGGGGACGCTGGAGACGGACGGACGGTTGTGGCTCCTCGGCCGGTGCGCGGCGGCAGTCCGCGACGCGCACGGCACGCTCTACCCCCTCGCTGTCGAAGCTGCCGCGCGCGAGGTCGCCGGCGTTCGTCGCAGCGCCTTGGTCGCCGCTGAGGGCCGCCGGACGCTCGTCGTCGAGGCCCAGGACGGGTTCGATGACGAGCGCCTCCGCGAGGCCCTCGCCTGGGCGCACCTCGCCGCTGTCTTGCCCGTCGCGGCAGTCCCACTCGACCGCCGCCACAACGCGAAAGTGGACTACCCTGCGCTCCAGGTGCTGCTGAACCGCTCAGGATGA